The Panicum virgatum strain AP13 chromosome 3N, P.virgatum_v5, whole genome shotgun sequence genome includes the window TAAATTATTTGCTCTTACTCTTGACAATGCATCCAACAATGGTGCAATGGTGAAGTTGATGAAGACCCATTTGATAAATAAGAAGATGCTATTTTGTGGTGGGAGGCTGTTTCGGCAACGCTGCGCTGCTCACGTCATCAACTTGATTTGTCAAGCTGGACTGGATTATCTTAGCCCAATGACAAGCAAGATTCGTGAGACTGTGAAGTACATCCGGAGCTCTTCAGCAAGAAAGGAAAAGTTTGAAGAAATTGTTTCACAACTAGGCATAACTTGTGAGAAAAATCCTAGCCTTGATGTCTGCACACGCTGGAACTCCACTTACATCATGCTTGCTACAGCAAAAGAGTTTCGCTTGGTGTTTGATTCATTGTCTATTCAAGATCCGAACTACACCTTCAAGCCATCATTTGAGGAATGGGAAAATGCTGATGTCATTTGCAAGTTGCTGAAGGTATTCTATGAAGCCACTAATGTGATATCAGGCACAAAATACCCAACTGCCAACCTGTACCTTCATGTGTTGCTGAAAGTGAAGTTAACATTGGAGAATCAACATTTTGAGGAAGAATCTGAGCTGAACACTATGGTCAAATACATGAAGAAAAAATTTGACAAGTATTGGAAGGCATCATGGTTGGATCTCTGTATTCCTGTCATTTTAGACCCCCAATTCAAGTTGAAATACCTTGATTTTCGATTTAAACTAGAATTTGGGTATGATGCTATAGGAATGATTAGTAAAGTAAAAAATCTGCTACATGGTCTATTCCAAGAGTACCTCAAATTGAATGATAACAGTTCAGATCCCATGTCACAAGGAGGTGATGTTGACATGGCTATAAATGATCATGATCCTTTGGCAAGTTGGGACCAGCATGTCACCCTTAGTGCCCGATCTTCAAATGAGGCTTCCATTGAGCTTGAGACATATTTGTCAAAGGTACCAGTTCGTCGAAGTGAACAGTTCAATATCCTTGCATGGTGGCAAATGAGCTCAGCTGAATACCCTACATTGAGTCGTATGGCGAGAGATATATTGGCTGTTCCGGCTTCTACTGTTGCATCAGAATCTGCATTTAGTACTGGGTCAAGAGTACTATCAGATTTTCGAAGTCGAATGACTGCAGAAACTGTTGAAGCTCTAGTGTGCTTACAAGACTGGATAAGGGCCACAGGTATGTGACTATGTGCTGCAGATTTTCCTTGGATAGTTGTAGCAAGCTTCACACTGAAACCTCATGCCCAACTGAAAATCTGCTCTTTTTTTGTGCAGCTAATACTCGACGCCCCATGGATTCAGTTCATGACATTATCTTGGCTTTGGAAGGTATTGTTGTTTGTCGAGTTTTCAGCTAGCACTAGTCCACTAGATGATACATAGTTATCTTGCAGTGTCTTCAATAGCTTATACAAGCTTTCTATGAGTTCTGCCAGTGGTTGCTCTGATTCTGAGCTTGACCATATAATTGTCCAGAAACTCGTAGAATGCtagctttcatttttcttttgtgaTTAGGAAAACTATGGTCGTACTGTCACATGTGATTTGTGCCCATCAAGACTTTTGCATAATATGTGCAGCTTTTACACATCTTCAGTGTTCATGATTAGTCCATTTGTATTCATTAGTTAATATGTAGGTTACTTCAGCAAAATGGATAGCAGCTTCATGGTGGTTTTTCTGATGTACTGATGAACATGTAGGTGAGGAGACTGTAGAGGCAAGCTCATAGAGCAGGAGGAACGTCATGCAGagggcaagcaagcaagcaattcAGTGACATTCAGCGGCAGAGCAGTGAAAAAACTGAATGAAATTATTTATGTATCAATACCATCATGATTGTTGCTGTAATAACGTTTGCTGGTGATGATTAACTGCAGaattaaatattattatgtGTTGGTGTCATCTTCATTGCATGATTAATGTAATATTTACTATATATGTTATATTTGAAGAATGGGTCAACCCATTATGCCCATTGGGCCAATGAGGCCATATGCATATGGTAGATTGGGCCGGCCCGTGGCCTCACAATTTGGCCCTGAGGCCATAAGGGCCAGGTTCAAGGCCAGGTCCGGGCCGGCCCATTCCCATCTTGACCGGCAATGCTTGAGGGAATGGCACGGACTGTTCAACTAAGCTTCATTGTAGAACCATACCCACTTATCTCTCCCATGCTTAATTTTTGAAATTAGTAAAGCCATGTATacttaggggtggtaaagggcccaacattttgaactaaaaaatgtaaggatcgggccctaaaagggccgggctctaaatatatgtatttttgaactaaaaattttaagggttttattgggctgtgaagaagtcattagggccatggcccattaccacccctatgtATACTAGCTTGCTAGCCATTCACAGCTGTCACTTATGCTGTAATACATTTGAGTGTGTGGCAAGTCCAGGAATTGGTTCTACTTGCATACATGTTGCAGGCTCTACCTTCTATATATACTAGTACAAGCCTTGACAAAGTGCGAAGATACGTACTTATGCGCTAGAGGATAGGTCACTGTGCTCATAATACAGGCAGACCGCACGTGAAGATTGTTTTACTTGTCCCGATCGTGGTTCTTTATTTATGTTGTAACAAGGTGATACAAATCTTGTTCTTTATTTAGAATGGCGTAATAAATTGTTTTCAATGCTCATCACACTGATGATGATATGGATCGGCAGTGGTGAACTCTGAGTGAAAACACACCTACCGCACCATACATAGAGTCTCcatatatattttatttgtaCCATGATAGGTAGTCTCTTTGAGAGCTCTGATGAGAAGGATCAACATTCCAAGAACCAGTAATATGTACTCATTCAGCCAGTGACGCATACCATCAACTCTAGTAGGCCAAGTTAATAGCACGGGCAGAATTTCCTCAAATTAAGAGCTAACTATGCTCTATTGCTGTAAAAAAATTTCCCAATACCTATGGAGGTCACACATATGGACATTATTGTACATGCCTTGTGCCTGAACATGATCAAAGAAGATGAGATTTCCAATTATTCATTTCTTTCCCATGTCAGATATACCTAGCAAATAACCGAGAATCCATATCTGCAACTACATATTAAGGCTAGCTTAACAACTTAAAAGACGGTGGAGACTTGCCGAATCCTGAGGCAGATACTAGCTCTTTGGCCATGTAAATATGTGGTTACAGTAAGATACTTCCACTGCTGGAGAATGTCATATTAgtaccagcacgttagtgccggtcaaataggagccggcactaacgtgcctgtACAGTATAaggcgggcacgttagtgccggctagc containing:
- the LOC120663351 gene encoding zinc finger BED domain-containing protein RICESLEEPER 2-like; the protein is MVDDDYDDEDADYELEEEEEDEDEEGDDEDEVEEEDDDEGFQMVDVDMGSFSEPGRKFLSKAWKEYEPIRVDGVVVAAECKHCARNIRAERKHGTSSLRKHLKRCNERKKALRVAGQLNASIMTPDGVALGPWTFNQAVSRKELMRMIVLHELPFSLVEYDGFRRFVSSLNPSFKMICRKTVHNDCLKAFMEEKQNLQGLFKTSASKISLTMDLWTSNRMVGYICITAHFIDEEWQPQKRIVKFTAIETPHTGVVMFNTMVKFIREWKIEDKLFALTLDNASNNGAMVKLMKTHLINKKMLFCGGRLFRQRCAAHVINLICQAGLDYLSPMTSKIRETVKYIRSSSARKEKFEEIVSQLGITCEKNPSLDVCTRWNSTYIMLATAKEFRLVFDSLSIQDPNYTFKPSFEEWENADVICKLLKVFYEATNVISGTKYPTANLYLHVLLKVKLTLENQHFEEESELNTMVKYMKKKFDKYWKASWLDLCIPVILDPQFKLKYLDFRFKLEFGYDAIGMISKVKNLLHGLFQEYLKLNDNSSDPMSQGGDVDMAINDHDPLASWDQHVTLSARSSNEASIELETYLSKVPVRRSEQFNILAWWQMSSAEYPTLSRMARDILAVPASTVASESAFSTGSRVLSDFRSRMTAETVEALVCLQDWIRATANTRRPMDSVHDIILALEGEETVEASS